The genomic DNA TTGCTCCAGCGCCGCCTCCGCGTCCTCGACGTAGGCCTCGCGGGTGAAGGCCGCCTGCGGCGGCTTCTCGCTCTGGCCGTGGCCGCGCTGGTCGAGTGCGACGGCGCGATGCCGCTCGGAGAGCCAGCGGGCGGTGGGCGCCCAGTGCGAGGCACGGCCCATCAGGCCGTGCAGTAAGAGAACTCCGGGTGCACGCTCGATCTCCCCCGACTTGGGCGGGTCCGCGAACTCCCATGCGGCCAGGCGTACGCCGCCTGCTCCGGTCACGTCGATGCGCCGCGCCATTGGTCCTGGCACCCCCCTAGCCACGCTCTGCCGCTTGTGCCGTTCGTTCTTGCTTCTGTCTCTTCTCTTGCTCGTCTCTTCCTACAGGTCACGCCCCGCGCGTTTCATCATCCACAGGTTATCGAATACAGATTCGAAAATGCTGCCCCCGGCCGCAACACCCCTCGTTCGAGTGACCCGGCCCAAGGAATGATCGCCGCCGCCGAGGGGAGATCTTCAGCGGGAGGCGGACCGCTCGGGGAAACCGGTCCGAAGGGAATGACCTTGAGAGCTCGGGGCTCCGGGTCAGCACAGGGGAGGACAGGCCCCGGCGCCGCACGGCGCCGGGGCCCTCTCCACGATCGCGGCACATCCTCCCGCCCCCTCACGGTCATATGCCTCACGCGACAGCCTGGCACGCGCAGCGCCTGAGCGCTGCGATTCAGCGCACCGAATCTCGGATTCGCCGACATCGCCCGGGGGGCCGGCCGGACGCCACAACTACCCCTCGCGCCCCACGAGTTGAACGAACCGCAGCTCAGCGAGCGGCTCAGCGCTTGGCGACGAACACATGCGAGGCGATCTCCGACTCCAGCTCGGCCGCCTCACCGCCGCTGCCCACCAGCACCCCGCCGGCCGACTCCGTCACGCTCACCACCGAGCCGGGCTGCACGCCCGCCCGGCGCAGCGTGTACATGAGCTGCGCGTCCGTCTGGATGGGCTCGCCGATCCGGCGCACGACGACCGTCTTGCCGTCGACCCCCGGGTCGAGGTCGGCCAGCGACACCATGCCCTCGTCGAGGAACGGGTCGGCCCCGTCCTTCTCGCCCAGCTCCTCGAGCCCGGGGATCGGATTGCCGTACGGCGACTCGGTGGGGTGGCGCAGCAGCTCCAGCACGCGGCGCTCCACGGCCTCGCTCATCACGTGCTCCCAGCGGCAGGCCTCGGCGTGCACCTGCTCCCACTCCAGGCCGATCACGTCGACGAGCAGACACTCGGCGAGCCGGTGCTTGCGCATCACACGCGTGGCGAGCCGGCGGCCCTCGTCGGTCAGCTCCAGATGGCGGTCGCTGGCCACGGCCACCAGGCCGTCGCGCTCCATGCGCGCCACCGTCTGGCTCACCGTGGGCCCGCTCTGGTCGAGCCGCTCGGCGATGCGGGCGCGCATGGGGACCACACCTTCCTCCTCCAGCTCGAGGATGGTGCGGAGATACATCTCCGTGGTGTCGATCAGTCCGGACATACGTGCCCCTCGATTACCTCTGCCCGAAGCTCGACGGCTCCGCGGCGCGTGCGCTGGCCCTGGACTCAATTCTGACGCATACCACTGACAACCGTGCCGCGCCGCTGAAACCAGCCGGTTACAACCGCCCGCGGCGGCCCCCGGAGACGTGCTGTCGCCGTATTGACATCCCCTTGGTCCAGACCGCACGGTGATCCGCGACACAAACTCACCGAGGGGACTTCCGCATGAGCGACCGTACGCCGGCCGGCCAGTTCTTCGACGCCGCGATCACCCTCCTCCAGCGGGTCCGCGACGAAGAGGCCGAGCCCGTCCGGGCGGCCGGCACGCTCCTCGCGGACACGGTGGCAGGCGGCGGACGGCTCTTCGCCTTCGGTGCCGGGCACTCCTCCCTCGCCGCGCAGGACGTCGTCTACCGCGCGGGCGGACTCGCCCTGATGAACCTGCTCACCGTCCCCGGAGTCGTCGGCGTCGACGTCATGCCGGCCACGCTGGGCTCCGCCCTGGAGCGCGTCGACGGCCTCGCGAGCGTCGTCCTGGAGACGTCACCGCTGCGCTCCGGCGACGCCCTGGTGATCATCTCCCTGTCGGGCCGCAACGCCCTGCCCGTCGAGATGGCCATGAAGGCCCGCTCCCTCGGCGTCCGGGTCATCGGCGTGACATCGGTGGCGTACGCCTCGGAGACGACGTCACGGCACGTCTCCGGGACGTACCTCAAGGACCACTGCGATGTCGTCCTCGACTCGAAGATCGCGATCGGCGACGCGGAACTCACCCTCGACACCATCCCGGCCCCCTTCGCCCCCGCCTCCACGGTCGTCACCGCGGCCCTCCTCCAGGCGGTCATGGCGACAGCCGCCGCGACCCTCGCCGAGCGCGGCATCGAGCCGCCGCTGCTGCGCTCCGGGAACGTGGACGGCGGCCACGCGTGGAACGGCCGGGTCTTCGAGGAGTACCGGGACCGGATCTTCTACCAGTACTGAGCCCCTACAGGTCGGCTCTTCCACCAGTACTGAGCCCCTACGGGTCGGCTATTTCTCGCCCGCCGCCCCCGCCAGGTCCAGCGCCGCCGCGATCCGTACGGCCACGTCCTCGGCGTAGATCGAGTCGGACCGTTCGAACTGGCTGCGCCCGGCGCCCCGTAGGAACGTCACGACGCCCAGCGTCCGTCCCCGGCTGCGCAGTACCGCGCACAGGGCGTGCACGGCGTCCGTGGGCCACTGCCGGACCCGGGCCCACTCGCGGGCCTGTTCGGGCGGGACGGTGCCGATGCTGGCGCGCACGGAGCCGATTCGTTCGACGCACTGCAGGGCGGGATGGCCCTCTCCGTAGCGCACGGGCAGCCCGGCGGCGCCGCTGAGCAGGCTGGGTCCGGGGGCTCCGGTGGGGGTGGCGGCGACCCGGATCAGCCGTACGGATGCCGTACTACGGAGTGCGTCACCGTCATTGCCGCGGAGGGCGTCAGCATCGTTCAACGATCCGCCCGCGACCCGGTCGACCAGGGCGTGGTCGGCGAAGCCGGCGAGGGCGAAGTCGAGGTGGACGGTCGCCGCGTCGCGCGGGTCCTCGCACTCGGCGGCGGCGCGGGCGGCACGGTGCAGTTGCTGGGCGCGGAAGCGCAGCAGCGAGGCCTCCTGCTCGATCTGCTTGGCCTCGGTGACGTCCTGGAAGAGCCAGCCGACGCCGAGCGGCACCGGTTCCTCGGTGAGCGGCGAGGCCAGCCGCAGGAAGCCGCTGCGCCAGCAGCGCCGCAGGTTGCCCTCGGCTGTCCGTACGCTCACCCAGATCTCGGCGGGCGCCGGCGGCGCGCCCTCGGCGAGGACGTGCGTGAGCGCGGCCTCCAGTTCCTCGACGCCCTGGGTGAGCAGTTCGCCGAGGGGCCGCCCGAGGACGGAGGTGCGGCCGGTGCCGAGCGCGCGGGCGGCATGCGCGTTGACGACGGCGGGCCGTAGATCGGCGTCGACGAGCACGACTCCCCAGGAGGCGTCCTCGAACAGTGCCTCGCTCAGGGCGATGGACCGCTCCAGGTCGATCTGGGCATGCACTTCGCTGAAGGCGCAGTAGATGCCGGCGGGCTTCCCGTCCGGCCCGCGCACGGCGGCGGACTGGGTCCGCACGAGCACCCGTCCGCCGTCCTTCGTCAGGAGGGCGAATTCGTTGACCTGCCGCCCGGGCGCCCGCATGGCGGACATGAGCCGCCCCTCGACCTCCTCGGCGTCCGCACGGCGTACGGCCCACCCGGCCAGCCCGTGCCGTCCCACGGCCTCGGCCGCGGTCCAGCCCAGGATGCGCTCCGCCTCGCGGTTCCAGTGGGTCAGCACCCCGTCCGCGTCGAAGGCGCACAGCGCCGCGTCCATTCCGTCCAGCAACGCGGCCAACAGATCCGATCCACCGACGCCTTCGGGCCCGCCGTCCCGCTCGGGCTCGTCGGGACCCAATTCGTCGGTGGTCCCACTACGCCGGGAAGCACTCACCTGGACCCCCTGCAGGCTGCGTCCGCGGACACGACGCGTCGGTTCACTCACTCCCCCTCATTCAACTCGAACGTGACGCAGCACACACCGAGTTCCCGCAAGATTGAGGGAATCGTTGTACGACACCGACCGGACACCGGCACACTCGCCTGATGCCCGTCGCCCGCCTCCCGCTCGACGAACAACTCACCG from Streptomyces sp. NBC_01478 includes the following:
- a CDS encoding metal-dependent transcriptional regulator, producing the protein MSGLIDTTEMYLRTILELEEEGVVPMRARIAERLDQSGPTVSQTVARMERDGLVAVASDRHLELTDEGRRLATRVMRKHRLAECLLVDVIGLEWEQVHAEACRWEHVMSEAVERRVLELLRHPTESPYGNPIPGLEELGEKDGADPFLDEGMVSLADLDPGVDGKTVVVRRIGEPIQTDAQLMYTLRRAGVQPGSVVSVTESAGGVLVGSGGEAAELESEIASHVFVAKR
- a CDS encoding SIS domain-containing protein, with protein sequence MSDRTPAGQFFDAAITLLQRVRDEEAEPVRAAGTLLADTVAGGGRLFAFGAGHSSLAAQDVVYRAGGLALMNLLTVPGVVGVDVMPATLGSALERVDGLASVVLETSPLRSGDALVIISLSGRNALPVEMAMKARSLGVRVIGVTSVAYASETTSRHVSGTYLKDHCDVVLDSKIAIGDAELTLDTIPAPFAPASTVVTAALLQAVMATAAATLAERGIEPPLLRSGNVDGGHAWNGRVFEEYRDRIFYQY
- a CDS encoding PAS domain-containing protein; protein product: MSASRRSGTTDELGPDEPERDGGPEGVGGSDLLAALLDGMDAALCAFDADGVLTHWNREAERILGWTAAEAVGRHGLAGWAVRRADAEEVEGRLMSAMRAPGRQVNEFALLTKDGGRVLVRTQSAAVRGPDGKPAGIYCAFSEVHAQIDLERSIALSEALFEDASWGVVLVDADLRPAVVNAHAARALGTGRTSVLGRPLGELLTQGVEELEAALTHVLAEGAPPAPAEIWVSVRTAEGNLRRCWRSGFLRLASPLTEEPVPLGVGWLFQDVTEAKQIEQEASLLRFRAQQLHRAARAAAECEDPRDAATVHLDFALAGFADHALVDRVAGGSLNDADALRGNDGDALRSTASVRLIRVAATPTGAPGPSLLSGAAGLPVRYGEGHPALQCVERIGSVRASIGTVPPEQAREWARVRQWPTDAVHALCAVLRSRGRTLGVVTFLRGAGRSQFERSDSIYAEDVAVRIAAALDLAGAAGEK